Within the Thermosynechococcus sichuanensis E542 genome, the region CAAGAAGCCATCCCGCAGGGCATCCAAATCCGCAAATAACATCGCGGCTGCCGCTAGGCGTAGCACATGCTTGCGATCGCGCCGACACACGGCTGAATAGTCGTGATTGCCCTTACGGAAAATATGGGGACTTTTGGCGCGCAGTTGCTGCTCCACCTGATCCAAGATTTTCTCTTCAGCATCGCGGATTTTTTCGTAGGCACTAATGCGCTGCTCCGCTGCCGCTAGATAATTTTTGAGAAATTCTAGTTCCTTGGCGCTGGCGTAGCGACCATCGGCTTCAAGACTGAGTTTTTCTAGCTGACGCAGCATAA harbors:
- a CDS encoding allophycocyanin is translated as MLRQLEKLSLEADGRYASAKELEFLKNYLAAAEQRISAYEKIRDAEEKILDQVEQQLRAKSPHIFRKGNHDYSAVCRRDRKHVLRLAAAAMLFADLDALRDGFLLWYRTIIKAFRDEKVAQVTYQVLPQAVNQVLSGEEAPLMQPVMALTQSILGE